The Macaca fascicularis isolate 582-1 chromosome 1, T2T-MFA8v1.1 genome includes a window with the following:
- the UROD gene encoding uroporphyrinogen decarboxylase isoform X4 — translation MLPSFSPTSLLYPRCFLPLQALGMEVTMVPGKGPSFPEPLREEQDLERLRDPAVVASELGYVFQAITLTRQRLAGRVPLIGFAGAPWTLMTYMVEGGGSSTMAQAKRWLYQRPQASHQLLRILTDALVPYLVGQVAAGAQALQLFESHAGHLGPQLFNKFALPYIRDVAKRVKARLREAGLAPVPMIIFAKDGHFALEELSQAGYEVVGLDWTVAPKKARECVGKTVTLQGNLDPCALYASEEEIGQLVKQMLDDFGPQRYIANLGHGLYPDMDPEHVGAFVDAVHKHSRLLRQN, via the exons ATGCTGCCATCATTTTCTCCGACATCCTTGTTGTACCCCAG ATGTTTTCTCCCCCTCCAGGCACTGGGCATGGAGGTGACCATGGTACCTGGCAAAGGACCCAGCTTCCCAGAGCCACTAAGAGAAGAGCAGGACCTAGAACGCCTACGGGATCCAGCAGTGGTAGCCTCTGAGCTAGGCTATGTGTTCCAAGCCATCACCCTTACCCGACAACGACTGGCTGGACGTGTGCCGCTGATTGGCTTTGCTGGTGCCCCA TGGACCCTGATGACATACATGGTTGAGGGTGGTGGCTCAAGCACCATGGCTCAGGCCAAGCGCTGGCTCTATCAGAGACCTCAGGCTAGTCACCAGCTGCTTCGCATCCTCACTGATGCTCTGGTCCCATATCTGGTAGGACAAGTGGCGGCTGGTGCCCAG GCATTGCAGCTGTTTGAGTCCCATGCAGGGCATCTTGGCCCACAGCTCTTCAACAAGTTTGCACTGCCCTACATCCGTGATGTGGCCAAGCGAGTGAAGGCCAGGTTGCGGGAGGCAGGCCTGGCACCAGTGCCCATG ATCATCTTTGCTAAGGATGGGCATTTTGCCCTGGAGGAGCTGTCCCAGGCTGGCTATGAGGTGGTTGGGCTTGACTGGACAGTGGCCCCAAAGAAAGCCCG GGAGTGTGTGGGGAAGACGGTGACATTGCAGGGCAACCTGGACCCCTGTGCCCTGTATGCATCAGAG GAGGAGATTGGGCAGCTGGTGAAGCAGATGCTGGATGACTTTGGGCCACAGCGCTACATTGCCAACCTGGGCCATGGGCTTTATCCTGACATGGACCCAGAACATGTGGGTGCCTTTGTGGATGCTGTGCATAAACACTCACGTCTGCTTCGACAGAACTGA
- the UROD gene encoding uroporphyrinogen decarboxylase isoform X3 yields the protein MEANGLGPQGFPELKNDTFLRAAWGEETDYTPVWCMRQAGRYLPEFRETRAAQDFFSTCRSPEACCELTLQPLRRFPLDAAIIFSDILVVPQALGMEVTMVPGKGPSFPEPLREEQDLERLRDPAVVASELGYVFQAITLTRQRLAGRVPLIGFAGAPWTLMTYMVEGGGSSTMAQAKRWLYQRPQASHQLLRILTDALVPYLVGQVAAGAQALQLFESHAGHLGPQLFNKFALPYIRDVAKRVKARLREAGLAPVPMIIFAKDGHFALEELSQAGYEVVGLDWTVAPKKARRRLGSW from the exons ATGGAAGCGAACGGGTTGGG ACCTCAGGGTTTTCCGGAGCTGAAGAATGACACATTCCTGCGAGCAGCCTGGGGAGAGGAAACAGACTACACTCCCGTTTGGTGCATGCGCCAGGCAGGCCGTTACTTACCAG AGTTTAGGGAAACCCGGGCTGCCCAGGACTTTTTCAGCACTTGTCGCTCTCCTGAGGCCTGCTGTGAACTGACTCTGCAG CCACTGCGTCGCTTCCCTCTGGATGCTGCCATCATTTTCTCCGACATCCTTGTTGTACCCCAG GCACTGGGCATGGAGGTGACCATGGTACCTGGCAAAGGACCCAGCTTCCCAGAGCCACTAAGAGAAGAGCAGGACCTAGAACGCCTACGGGATCCAGCAGTGGTAGCCTCTGAGCTAGGCTATGTGTTCCAAGCCATCACCCTTACCCGACAACGACTGGCTGGACGTGTGCCGCTGATTGGCTTTGCTGGTGCCCCA TGGACCCTGATGACATACATGGTTGAGGGTGGTGGCTCAAGCACCATGGCTCAGGCCAAGCGCTGGCTCTATCAGAGACCTCAGGCTAGTCACCAGCTGCTTCGCATCCTCACTGATGCTCTGGTCCCATATCTGGTAGGACAAGTGGCGGCTGGTGCCCAG GCATTGCAGCTGTTTGAGTCCCATGCAGGGCATCTTGGCCCACAGCTCTTCAACAAGTTTGCACTGCCCTACATCCGTGATGTGGCCAAGCGAGTGAAGGCCAGGTTGCGGGAGGCAGGCCTGGCACCAGTGCCCATG ATCATCTTTGCTAAGGATGGGCATTTTGCCCTGGAGGAGCTGTCCCAGGCTGGCTATGAGGTGGTTGGGCTTGACTGGACAGTGGCCCCAAAGAAAGCCCG GAGGAGATTGGGCAGCTGGTGA
- the UROD gene encoding uroporphyrinogen decarboxylase isoform X1: protein MEANGLGPQGFPELKNDTFLRAAWGEETDYTPVWCMRQAGRYLPEFRETRAAQDFFSTCRSPEACCELTLQPLRRFPLDAAIIFSDILVVPQALGMEVTMVPGKGPSFPEPLREEQDLERLRDPAVVASELGYVFQAITLTRQRLAGRVPLIGFAGAPWTLMTYMVEGGGSSTMAQAKRWLYQRPQASHQLLRILTDALVPYLVGQVAAGAQALQLFESHAGHLGPQLFNKFALPYIRDVAKRVKARLREAGLAPVPMIIFAKDGHFALEELSQAGYEVVGLDWTVAPKKARECVGKTVTLQGNLDPCALYASEEEIGQLVKQMLDDFGPQRYIANLGHGLYPDMDPEHVGAFVDAVHKHSRLLRQN from the exons ATGGAAGCGAACGGGTTGGG ACCTCAGGGTTTTCCGGAGCTGAAGAATGACACATTCCTGCGAGCAGCCTGGGGAGAGGAAACAGACTACACTCCCGTTTGGTGCATGCGCCAGGCAGGCCGTTACTTACCAG AGTTTAGGGAAACCCGGGCTGCCCAGGACTTTTTCAGCACTTGTCGCTCTCCTGAGGCCTGCTGTGAACTGACTCTGCAG CCACTGCGTCGCTTCCCTCTGGATGCTGCCATCATTTTCTCCGACATCCTTGTTGTACCCCAG GCACTGGGCATGGAGGTGACCATGGTACCTGGCAAAGGACCCAGCTTCCCAGAGCCACTAAGAGAAGAGCAGGACCTAGAACGCCTACGGGATCCAGCAGTGGTAGCCTCTGAGCTAGGCTATGTGTTCCAAGCCATCACCCTTACCCGACAACGACTGGCTGGACGTGTGCCGCTGATTGGCTTTGCTGGTGCCCCA TGGACCCTGATGACATACATGGTTGAGGGTGGTGGCTCAAGCACCATGGCTCAGGCCAAGCGCTGGCTCTATCAGAGACCTCAGGCTAGTCACCAGCTGCTTCGCATCCTCACTGATGCTCTGGTCCCATATCTGGTAGGACAAGTGGCGGCTGGTGCCCAG GCATTGCAGCTGTTTGAGTCCCATGCAGGGCATCTTGGCCCACAGCTCTTCAACAAGTTTGCACTGCCCTACATCCGTGATGTGGCCAAGCGAGTGAAGGCCAGGTTGCGGGAGGCAGGCCTGGCACCAGTGCCCATG ATCATCTTTGCTAAGGATGGGCATTTTGCCCTGGAGGAGCTGTCCCAGGCTGGCTATGAGGTGGTTGGGCTTGACTGGACAGTGGCCCCAAAGAAAGCCCG GGAGTGTGTGGGGAAGACGGTGACATTGCAGGGCAACCTGGACCCCTGTGCCCTGTATGCATCAGAG GAGGAGATTGGGCAGCTGGTGAAGCAGATGCTGGATGACTTTGGGCCACAGCGCTACATTGCCAACCTGGGCCATGGGCTTTATCCTGACATGGACCCAGAACATGTGGGTGCCTTTGTGGATGCTGTGCATAAACACTCACGTCTGCTTCGACAGAACTGA
- the UROD gene encoding uroporphyrinogen decarboxylase isoform X2: MRQAGRYLPEFRETRAAQDFFSTCRSPEACCELTLQPLRRFPLDAAIIFSDILVVPQALGMEVTMVPGKGPSFPEPLREEQDLERLRDPAVVASELGYVFQAITLTRQRLAGRVPLIGFAGAPWTLMTYMVEGGGSSTMAQAKRWLYQRPQASHQLLRILTDALVPYLVGQVAAGAQALQLFESHAGHLGPQLFNKFALPYIRDVAKRVKARLREAGLAPVPMIIFAKDGHFALEELSQAGYEVVGLDWTVAPKKARECVGKTVTLQGNLDPCALYASEEEIGQLVKQMLDDFGPQRYIANLGHGLYPDMDPEHVGAFVDAVHKHSRLLRQN, translated from the exons ATGCGCCAGGCAGGCCGTTACTTACCAG AGTTTAGGGAAACCCGGGCTGCCCAGGACTTTTTCAGCACTTGTCGCTCTCCTGAGGCCTGCTGTGAACTGACTCTGCAG CCACTGCGTCGCTTCCCTCTGGATGCTGCCATCATTTTCTCCGACATCCTTGTTGTACCCCAG GCACTGGGCATGGAGGTGACCATGGTACCTGGCAAAGGACCCAGCTTCCCAGAGCCACTAAGAGAAGAGCAGGACCTAGAACGCCTACGGGATCCAGCAGTGGTAGCCTCTGAGCTAGGCTATGTGTTCCAAGCCATCACCCTTACCCGACAACGACTGGCTGGACGTGTGCCGCTGATTGGCTTTGCTGGTGCCCCA TGGACCCTGATGACATACATGGTTGAGGGTGGTGGCTCAAGCACCATGGCTCAGGCCAAGCGCTGGCTCTATCAGAGACCTCAGGCTAGTCACCAGCTGCTTCGCATCCTCACTGATGCTCTGGTCCCATATCTGGTAGGACAAGTGGCGGCTGGTGCCCAG GCATTGCAGCTGTTTGAGTCCCATGCAGGGCATCTTGGCCCACAGCTCTTCAACAAGTTTGCACTGCCCTACATCCGTGATGTGGCCAAGCGAGTGAAGGCCAGGTTGCGGGAGGCAGGCCTGGCACCAGTGCCCATG ATCATCTTTGCTAAGGATGGGCATTTTGCCCTGGAGGAGCTGTCCCAGGCTGGCTATGAGGTGGTTGGGCTTGACTGGACAGTGGCCCCAAAGAAAGCCCG GGAGTGTGTGGGGAAGACGGTGACATTGCAGGGCAACCTGGACCCCTGTGCCCTGTATGCATCAGAG GAGGAGATTGGGCAGCTGGTGAAGCAGATGCTGGATGACTTTGGGCCACAGCGCTACATTGCCAACCTGGGCCATGGGCTTTATCCTGACATGGACCCAGAACATGTGGGTGCCTTTGTGGATGCTGTGCATAAACACTCACGTCTGCTTCGACAGAACTGA